The sequence AGACTGAAGGAGCTGCAAGACATGGCCTGCTTTAGACATGCTGAAAATTTCTTTCAACATGTCTCACACATAGTCTTCCGACATGctcgcacgcacaaacacacacagcagcaaatACATATGGGCTTATTTgggctcacacatacacactgacacagacacacacacacatacacacacacacacacacacacacacacacacacacacacacacacacacacacacacacacacacacacacacacacacacacacacaaagccttgATAAACAGGCATACAACTTAACTGATCCAGAAGAAAATTTGAGGCAATTCAGAGGCATTCAGCAGTAACACATTTTATGGCAGGAGCCCCCAAATCACCTGTGGGTGAGCGCTTTGTGGTAACATGCTAATGAGTACATTACTACTTAAAACATGATATTTCTGTGTAAGTGACCACACAGATGTCAAAAGTGTCTCTACAGCGTGGTTTTCTTGAAGGGTCTTTAGGACTCATTGTCAAAGCTACGCTTCTGGCTGCGCTCTCCACTAATGCCGCTCTTATGCTCTTCACCTCACTGCCAACAACTCCTCATGTGGAATACATGACTGTTTATGAAAAGTATCTTGCCATGTTtaactctttctccctttctccttcactgtctgtccctctcaaaCTCTCCCTTTATCCTTCACTGTTtgtccctctttatctctttctcattttctttatgactctttttctctatttctctccttctctctacatcctctctttctcttctctatacttttctccctctttgtccCTGTCTCttactaactctctctctctttctctccctccctctttctctctctctccacgcggCTCCCCTTCTCCACGTCCACCAGCCATGGGAGGTGCTCCAGTTCCAGGTAAAGGTATGAAGGAGGTTCTGTCATCTCCTTGCTCCATGTCTTCCCCTCTGCAGACGCGAAGCTCTGCGGGGAGAGGAACTCGACACACCCTAAACCTCTAGACCACATGAGCAGTCTCCTAACGTGCTCCGCTAGTCTCACCCattagcttctctctctctctcagtagtgTCCATCCTCGGCTGTTCATTCCAAAAGTCTCTGCTATGCTAGACACCAACCCAAAGATTCAGACAATGCTAAATCCTCAGaggtatatatatttttgtagatAAGATATATGTTCAGGCTGGCTACGTGTGATTTTAGCTTTGACTCCACGGCTTGTGTCTATCACCAATGGAGAGCCTTAAAGCAAACATGAGAAGATAGGAGCGCACAGTATTTGACTGAAAAATCAATACATTCCCTTTCTATCTGATTACGCTAATGCAATATTTACTCTTGCCCTTTTAAACATATTGCGCTAACTCAGTTTTCAAGCAGTGCAATAATCTGTATAGTGTGAGTAATGTGCACACTTGACAAAAAGACAAGTTGGAAAATGAGTACAAAGTGAGTAATAGCTTCTGAATCTCATTCATACATCACTGTTAGTGTGCTTTACCTCTGCAACTGACAAGGCTGAAACCTGAGATAGTCCGTCGATAACTTTGCTGCTCGTATGTGTTATATAAACAACATGATTAATACTTGGCTTAGAGGATAAACGATTCTCCGTTTGTGAAGTCGCCAACTAGCAAAAAGATCCCCCAGCACCAGAACAGCTATTTTGCAAATGGGTTTCGTGGcaggcagcacacacatcaATTCATCACCATTTAGTGTTCATTTTTCCATATGGCTTTTCTCATAAATGAATGGGAAAaatatatctatgtatgtatgtatgagacaATGccttgtgtaatgtgtgttgtgcgaaccctttctttttgtttttggctTTGCTATTGTTTCTCTATTGTGTTCCTGAGTTTTGTttatgattttttgtttttgttttgtttatgggtTGTTGATTTTGTGGTTGGATGAGCCACCAGGTGCTTTTACTGTTCATACTGTCCATCTCCATTTCCTCATTGTAGTTGGTCCATTGTTCTCTACAGCACGCTTCGTTTGCTGATGGCATTTATTGAGTGAAATGCGTGATTAGCAAACCTTTTGCTTCTTATAAAAGCACCTGTGGTGGCTCAcgtttatgtgttttgtgtcgGAAAGATTAAAATGACTAATATATTAATTTCCCATGGTTTCCTTTACCTGTTCTGTCTTTCAAACAAAAGAGAAATCATAGTGACCAAAATAAGATGGCTCTTTCGCTTATGTCTTTCGCTCTGTAGTGATGCAGTTGCTTATGTAGCATTTGGCTCGtttgtctttccttctttttccgttcctttcctttccctttgtttccttctgttttatttttttgaattTGCATTTTGAATATCTATTGTGGAGGGTCGGGAATGTTTCAGCTAATCACACAGTTGCGGCTGTGGTTGTCCCTATCGTTCTGCTTCCTACACATCAGACGGGATCACCATATCCAGAGCAGACCTCAGTCCGGAGGATCTTCCAGCATGGGCCactaccaacaccaccaccacacgcCTGCTTGATGGAGCCTCCAAAGGCTTCGATGGAGAGCTTAGGCCTGGATCGGTGAGCCCTCGTCGGTCACCAACTTCCCCAGCAGCCCTGGATCTGGCTGGGAAGGATGCATCATCGCCAATTTCGCCTGGAGCGTTTGGGAGGGAAGAATTTGACAGCCTGGTGAAGAGGAGCACGTCAGATAAGTTCTCTGACCTACGTAGTCCGAGTGCCTccgaagacgaggaggaggtaATGGAGATAGGGAAGGCTGAGAAAGAACGAGAAAAGGACcacgaggagaaggaggaagatgaagaggaagatgaacaAGAGAGGAATCATGTGAGGTCTGTTGCTCACGAGGAAGAGTCAGGGACTGGCCTCAGCCCCAGTAAACCACAGGACCCAGCCCACATGGAGGCCCAAGAtggggatgaggaagaggaagaggagagagcagactTACACATGGGACAAAACAACAGTTGGACCAACCTGACGGCTGAGAAAGATCAAACCTTTTCTGACAATGCCGAGTACCTCTCATCCAAGCCAGAGGCCACCTCTGGGGAGACCAAACAGCAAGTTCTGTCCAAGCCCAAGGCCACCTCTGAGGAGACAAAACAGCGGGTTCTGTCCTTTGACTACACCGAACCTCAGGCACCTAGACCTTACGGGCTTCCTCCAGGGTGGCAGAACAGCGACGACAAGACCCCACCAGAGAGCAAGAGCCCTGACTCCTGTCGAGCAGACCCTGGATCGCCCTTCTCGCCCAGCGCTGCCACAGACCAAACCCAGGAGGACCGGTCACCCCTCACCGAGCAGCAGCcagaggggcaggggcaggacgaggacgaagaggaggaagaggaggaaaagccATGTGAGAAGGAGGATGAACTAGAAAAAGaacaggaagaggagcagaaggaaGATGAACTAGAAGAACAGGAAGAGAAGCAGAAGGAAGATGAAGTCGGTCCTGCTGCCTGGGAAGCCCATTTGGCTTCcaagaggcaggaggaggaacTTCCTGTGCAGGAGAAAGCAGAACCACAGGTCCCCGGAAAGCACCAGGAGGCCTCGGATGAGGATTTAATAACTAAGGTGGAGGCTTCACAAACTGTTTCTGCAGCAGTGCCTGTTGCCGCAGCAGCCGTtgccgcagcagcagctgttGCCGCAGAGGCTGTTGCCACAGGACCTGTGCACACAAAAGAACCTATAGCGAAGAAAGAACCTGTGGCCAAGAAAGAACCTGTGGCCAAGAAAGAACCTGTGGCCAAGAAAGAGCCTGTTGCCAAGAAAGAGCCTGTTGCCAAGAAAGAGCCTGTTGCCAAAGTCAAGCCAACAGCAGTAGCTTCCAAAGCTCCCAGTAAACCTCAACCTGCATCCAAAGCTGCTTCCAAACCGCCTCCTTCAGGGGGGAAAGCCCCGGTCAAGACGGCTCCAGCAAAGAAACCTCCCACATCGACCCCCTCTACGACTGCCCCCAAGGCAGCCCCCAAAACTCAGAAAGCCCCCCCAAAAGATGCCACACCTGGCAGAAAGCCAATGGCTCCTGCAGCCCAGGGCAAAGGTCTGTCTTCCGTtctgttcctccctcccccacttTACCCCCTTCCCCTGCCCCAGAATCCTCCTTTATTTTCCCCCCTCTCACAGATAattttttgtctctgttttcCTTTAATAACAACACTGAGCTAATGCTAAAACTAAGCAGCACCCTTTCTGAAAAATGCACATCACCCCAAATAAAAGTGCTGATGGTTGACGAAACGGACTGCTTGTAGCCACCGAATGAACTTTCTTGtgatgtctttgtctgtctgagttgctccttccttctctctttctttctttctctctctctctgtcactctgtaactgttgtgtgtgtttgtgctcagtgTTTGTTGCATCCGTGGTGTTTGTTGCTAACACAGTGTGCTCTGgtttagttgtttgtttgctgcCAGTTTTCACCAGTCCTTTTGTGCATGTCACCTTTGCATGTATTTGTATGAAAAGTTGCCCATTCTCACACTTTGTATATGTGGGTGTCTATATGTGTTCACTTGCTTTCTCACAGCATATACACTCCCTcccacatagacatacacatagacacaaacagaaacacacacacacccacacacacacaaacacacacaggcagttaaGCACATTTACTGAAACCTCTGAAGTCAGCAGTTTGGTATGAAGTACATAtatcagacagagaaacacaataCTCCTCCGCAGTGCACATGTATACAGTAGCAAACCTCTTCTCCTTAATGTGATGTCTCCCAGTCCATAGACCCTTCCCATCCATTGAGAGAACTCACACGCAGCCTCTCCTTGTCATTAGAGACTTCTTTAGTTCCATCGTTCTGTTCTTCTGTGGTTTGTAAACGTCTGAAGTCACCTTTTCGAGAATTTTAGACATCATGAATGGACACTCTTATAGACAAGGGTTTTGAGGCTTACCCCAATAGAAGAACCATTCAAAGTTCAGCATTTAAGTTCTCATCATTAGTACACGCGACTGCCTTCAGTCCTACTGATAAGTTGAAACTTAAAGGAAATGTTGTACGTGTTAAAGCTTTCAACGTGGTAATAAAAGACAATAATTACAAATTCCCATTTTTATAGGGTATAGGGTACAAAATGGAGAACTTGTTTTAAAATCCTCTAAGTGTGTTTAGAACTCTGAAAGCTTCTTCCGGAGTTCTTCAAGGTAGAATCTTCAGGGGTTGACATAGAAACTCTAGGGTTCCTCCAAAGAAGCTTTTTGTCTGAGAGTGTTATTCTGTAGTCATTGTCAGTAGATGAGTGCATTAGAGTGTTACCAGTGTTACTCGTGATCAGTAGGTCATTTTGTTAACACTGTCATTTCGAGTAAAACTCTAAAGGGTGTATTTTTAGTCCAAAAACATTGCATTAACATGACAATATGAGTGTATAATTGAAATTAAATTTGCCTGGGGGAAAATAGACTTCTagctaccgtaatttccggactataagccgctacttttttcccacgctttgaacctcgcggcttaaacaatgatgcggctaatttatggattatgatacctgtgactgtatacggtggctttgtgtttacgg is a genomic window of Clupea harengus chromosome 1, Ch_v2.0.2, whole genome shotgun sequence containing:
- the maptb gene encoding microtubule-associated protein tau isoform X9 is translated as MDQQQDGNSLPYGAGEMAATNVTSDKQELKNGMPSVPTGPGDGPAKEETQVTLPEEKPQEPVKELSGSESAPSGDAVPSAMGGAPVPGKDGITISRADLSPEDLPAWATTNTTTTRLLDGASKGFDGELRPGSVSPRRSPTSPAALDLAGKDASSPISPGAFGREEFDSLVKRSTSDKFSDLRSPSASEDEEEVMEIGKAEKEREKDHEEKEEDEEEDEQERNHVRSVAHEEESGTGLSPSKPQDPAHMEAQDGDEEEEEERADLHMGQNNSWTNLTAEKDQTFSDNAEYLSSKPEATSGETKQQVLSKPKATSEETKQRVLSFDYTEPQAPRPYGLPPGWQNSDDKTPPESKSPDSCRADPGSPFSPSAATDQTQEDRSPLTEQQPEGQGQDEDEEEEEEEKPCEKEDELEKEQEEEQKEDELEEQEEKQKEDEVGPAAWEAHLASKRQEEELPVQEKAEPQVPGKHQEASDEDLITKVEASQTVSAAVPVAAAAVAAAAAVAAEAVATGPVHTKEPIAKKEPVAKKEPVAKKEPVAKKEPVAKKEPVAKKEPVAKVKPTAVASKAPSKPQPASKAASKPPPSGGKAPVKTAPAKKPPTSTPSTTAPKAAPKTQKAPPKDATPGRKPMAPAAQGKAAAAKNGADKKTPQKSTPSKTRPSSVPKRTPVASASPSKKPSSSSSSPLYSGNRPSSVGQTSSTPTRGQPRPRVGRMAGGDKPQGAATRIPAVSRVDHRKPGAPLLERADSSKTPDRSGYSSPATPKSPSSRSSTPGHQVKMVAVVRTPPKSPGSRRTPIVPVAPMPDLKNIKSKIGSTENIKYQPGGGKIQIVHKKIDLSNVQSKCGSKANIHHKPGGGRVEIKSEKLEFKGQSKVGSLENIGHTPGGGGRKIESHKLSFRDSAKARTDHGADIVCKSADLSMDGSPRRLSNVSSSGSINMTDPQLSTLAEQVSASLAKQGL
- the maptb gene encoding microtubule-associated protein tau isoform X3; the protein is MDQQQDGNSLPYGAGEMAATNVTSDKQELKNGMPSVPTGPGDGPAKEETQVTLPEEKPQEPVKELSGSESAPSGDAVPSAMGGAPVPGKDGITISRADLSPEDLPAWATTNTTTTRLLDGASKGFDGELRPGSVSPRRSPTSPAALDLAGKDASSPISPGAFGREEFDSLVKRSTSDKFSDLRSPSASEDEEEVMEIGKAEKEREKDHEEKEEDEEEDEQERNHVRSVAHEEESGTGLSPSKPQDPAHMEAQDGDEEEEEERADLHMGQNNSWTNLTAEKDQTFSDNAEYLSSKPEATSGETKQQVLSKPKATSEETKQRVLSFDYTEPQAPRPYGLPPGWQNSDDKTPPESKSPDSCRADPGSPFSPSAATDQTQEDRSPLTEQQPEGQGQDEDEEEEEEEKPCEKEDELEKEQEEEQKEDELEEQEEKQKEDEVGPAAWEAHLASKRQEEELPVQEKAEPQVPGKHQEASDEDLITKVEASQTVSAAVPVAAAAVAAAAAVAAEAVATGPVHTKEPIAKKEPVAKKEPVAKKEPVAKKEPVAKKEPVAKKEPVAKVKPTAVASKAPSKPQPASKAASKPPPSGGKAPVKTAPAKKPPTSTPSTTAPKAAPKTQKAPPKDATPGRKPMAPAAQGKAAAAKNGADKKTPQKSTPSKTRPSSVPKRTPVASASPSKKPSSSSSSPLYSGNRPSSVGQTSSTPTRGQPRPRVGRMAGGDKPQGAATRIPAVSRVDHRKPGAPLLERADSSKTPDRSGYSSPATPKSPSSRSSTPGHQVKMVAVVRTPPKSPGSRRTPIVPVAPMPDLKNIKSKIGSTENIKYQPGGGKVKIEEKKMDLSSVQAKCGSKDNMKYTPGGGNVQIVHKKVDFSSVKSRCGSKDNMQHLPGGGNIQIVHKKIDLSNVQSKCGSKANIHHKPGGGRVEIKSEKLEFKGQSKVGSLENIGHTPGGGGRKKEKGREAEGGATEASSNGNASSSEHSSGGNVLTSDVCDMTEAVAALPSGPPPLEGAELAGLKASN
- the maptb gene encoding microtubule-associated protein tau isoform X1 yields the protein MDQQQDGNSLPYGAGEMAATNVTSDKQELKNGMPSVPTGPGDGPAKEETQVTLPEEKPQEPVKELSGSESAPSGDAVPSAMGGAPVPGKDGITISRADLSPEDLPAWATTNTTTTRLLDGASKGFDGELRPGSVSPRRSPTSPAALDLAGKDASSPISPGAFGREEFDSLVKRSTSDKFSDLRSPSASEDEEEVMEIGKAEKEREKDHEEKEEDEEEDEQERNHVRSVAHEEESGTGLSPSKPQDPAHMEAQDGDEEEEEERADLHMGQNNSWTNLTAEKDQTFSDNAEYLSSKPEATSGETKQQVLSKPKATSEETKQRVLSFDYTEPQAPRPYGLPPGWQNSDDKTPPESKSPDSCRADPGSPFSPSAATDQTQEDRSPLTEQQPEGQGQDEDEEEEEEEKPCEKEDELEKEQEEEQKEDELEEQEEKQKEDEVGPAAWEAHLASKRQEEELPVQEKAEPQVPGKHQEASDEDLITKVEASQTVSAAVPVAAAAVAAAAAVAAEAVATGPVHTKEPIAKKEPVAKKEPVAKKEPVAKKEPVAKKEPVAKKEPVAKVKPTAVASKAPSKPQPASKAASKPPPSGGKAPVKTAPAKKPPTSTPSTTAPKAAPKTQKAPPKDATPGRKPMAPAAQGKAAAAKNGADKKTPQKSTPSKTRPSSVPKRTPVASASPSKKPSSSSSSPLYSGNRPSSVGQTSSTPTRGQPRPRVGRMAGGDKPQGAATRIPAVSRVDHRKPGAPLLERADSSKTPDRSGYSSPATPKSPSSRSSTPGHQVKMVAVVRTPPKSPGSRRTPIVPVAPMPDLKNIKSKIGSTENIKYQPGGGKVKIEEKKMDLSSVQAKCGSKDNMKYTPGGGNVQIVHKKVDFSSVKSRCGSKDNMQHLPGGGNIQIVHKKIDLSNVQSKCGSKANIHHKPGGGRVEIKSEKLEFKGQSKVGSLENIGHTPGGGGRKIESHKLSFRDSAKARTDHGADIVCKSADLSMDGSPRRLSNVSSSGSINMTDPQLSTLAEQVSASLAKQGL
- the maptb gene encoding microtubule-associated protein tau isoform X4 — encoded protein: MDQQQDGNSLPYGAGEMAATNVTSDKQELKNGMPSVPTGPGDGPAKEETQVTLPEEKPQEPVKELSGSESAPSGDAVPSAMGGAPVPGKDGITISRADLSPEDLPAWATTNTTTTRLLDGASKGFDGELRPGSVSPRRSPTSPAALDLAGKDASSPISPGAFGREEFDSLVKRSTSDKFSDLRSPSASEDEEEVMEIGKAEKEREKDHEEKEEDEEEDEQERNHVRSVAHEEESGTGLSPSKPQDPAHMEAQDGDEEEEEERADLHMGQNNSWTNLTAEKDQTFSDNAEYLSSKPEATSGETKQQVLSKPKATSEETKQRVLSFDYTEPQAPRPYGLPPGWQNSDDKTPPESKSPDSCRADPGSPFSPSAATDQTQEDRSPLTEQQPEGQGQDEDEEEEEEEKPCEKEDELEKEQEEEQKEDELEEQEEKQKEDEVGPAAWEAHLASKRQEEELPVQEKAEPQVPGKHQEASDEDLITKVEASQTVSAAVPVAAAAVAAAAAVAAEAVATGPVHTKEPIAKKEPVAKKEPVAKKEPVAKKEPVAKKEPVAKKEPVAKVKPTAVASKAPSKPQPASKAASKPPPSGGKAPVKTAPAKKPPTSTPSTTAPKAAPKTQKAPPKDATPGRKPMAPAAQGKAAAAKNGADKKTPQKSTPSKTRPSSVPKRTPVASASPSKKPSSSSSSPLYSGNRPSSVGQTSSTPTRGQPRPRVGRMAGGDKPQGAATRIPADSSKTPDRSGYSSPATPKSPSSRSSTPGHQVKMVAVVRTPPKSPGSRRTPIVPVAPMPDLKNIKSKIGSTENIKYQPGGGKVKIEEKKMDLSSVQAKCGSKDNMKYTPGGGNVQIVHKKVDFSSVKSRCGSKDNMQHLPGGGNIQIVHKKIDLSNVQSKCGSKANIHHKPGGGRVEIKSEKLEFKGQSKVGSLENIGHTPGGGGRKIESHKLSFRDSAKARTDHGADIVCKSADLSMDGSPRRLSNVSSSGSINMTDPQLSTLAEQVSASLAKQGL
- the maptb gene encoding microtubule-associated protein tau isoform X8 produces the protein MDQQQDGNSLPYGAGEMAATNVTSDKQELKNGMPSVPTGPGDGPAKEETQVTLPEEKPQEPVKELSGSESAPSGDAVPSAMGGAPVPGKDGITISRADLSPEDLPAWATTNTTTTRLLDGASKGFDGELRPGSVSPRRSPTSPAALDLAGKDASSPISPGAFGREEFDSLVKRSTSDKFSDLRSPSASEDEEEVMEIGKAEKEREKDHEEKEEDEEEDEQERNHVRSVAHEEESGTGLSPSKPQDPAHMEAQDGDEEEEEERADLHMGQNNSWTNLTAEKDQTFSDNAEYLSSKPEATSGETKQQVLSKPKATSEETKQRVLSFDYTEPQAPRPYGLPPGWQNSDDKTPPESKSPDSCRADPGSPFSPSAATDQTQEDRSPLTEQQPEGQGQDEDEEEEEEEKPCEKEDELEKEQEEEQKEDELEEQEEKQKEDEVGPAAWEAHLASKRQEEELPVQEKAEPQVPGKHQEASDEDLITKVEASQTVSAAVPVAAAAVAAAAAVAAEAVATGPVHTKEPIAKKEPVAKKEPVAKKEPVAKKEPVAKKEPVAKKEPVAKVKPTAVASKAPSKPQPASKAASKPPPSGGKAPVKTAPAKKPPTSTPSTTAPKAAPKTQKAPPKDATPGRKPMAPAAQGKAAAAKNGADKKVGRMAGGDKPQGAATRIPAVSRVDHRKPGAPLLERADSSKTPDRSGYSSPATPKSPSSRSSTPGHQVKMVAVVRTPPKSPGSRRTPIVPVAPMPDLKNIKSKIGSTENIKYQPGGGKVKIEEKKMDLSSVQAKCGSKDNMKYTPGGGNVQIVHKKVDFSSVKSRCGSKDNMQHLPGGGNIQIVHKKIDLSNVQSKCGSKANIHHKPGGGRVEIKSEKLEFKGQSKVGSLENIGHTPGGGGRKIESHKLSFRDSAKARTDHGADIVCKSADLSMDGSPRRLSNVSSSGSINMTDPQLSTLAEQVSASLAKQGL
- the maptb gene encoding microtubule-associated protein tau isoform X10; the protein is MDQQQDGNSLPYGAGEMAATNVTSDKQELKNGMPSVPTGPGDGPAKEETQVTLPEEKPQEPVKELSGSESAPSGDAVPSAMGGAPVPGKDGITISRADLSPEDLPAWATTNTTTTRLLDGASKGFDGELRPGSVSPRRSPTSPAALDLAGKDASSPISPGAFGREEFDSLVKRSTSDKFSDLRSPSASEDEEEVMEIGKAEKEREKDHEEKEEDEEEDEQERNHVRSVAHEEESGTGLSPSKPQDPAHMEAQDGDEEEEEERADLHMGQNNSWTNLTAEKDQTFSDNAEYLSSKPEATSGETKQQVLSKPKATSEETKQRVLSFDYTEPQAPRPYGLPPGWQNSDDKTPPESKSPDSCRADPGSPFSPSAATDQTQEDRSPLTEQQPEGQGQDEDEEEEEEEKPCEKEDELEKEQEEEQKEDELEEQEEKQKEDEVGPAAWEAHLASKRQEEELPVQEKAEPQVPGKHQEASDEDLITKVEASQTVSAAVPVAAAAVAAAAAVAAEAVATGPVHTKEPIAKKEPVAKKEPVAKKEPVAKKEPVAKKEPVAKKEPVAKVKPTAVASKAPSKPQPASKAASKPPPSGGKAPVKTAPAKKPPTSTPSTTAPKAAPKTQKAPPKDATPGRKPMAPAAQGKAAAAKNGADKKVGRMAGGDKPQGAATRIPADSSKTPDRSGYSSPATPKSPSSRSSTPGHQVKMVAVVRTPPKSPGSRRTPIVPVAPMPDLKNIKSKIGSTENIKYQPGGGKVKIEEKKMDLSSVQAKCGSKDNMKYTPGGGNVQIVHKKVDFSSVKSRCGSKDNMQHLPGGGNIQIVHKKIDLSNVQSKCGSKANIHHKPGGGRVEIKSEKLEFKGQSKVGSLENIGHTPGGGGRKIESHKLSFRDSAKARTDHGADIVCKSADLSMDGSPRRLSNVSSSGSINMTDPQLSTLAEQVSASLAKQGL
- the maptb gene encoding microtubule-associated protein tau isoform X5 — protein: MDQQQDGNSLPYGAGEMAATNVTSDKQELKNGMPSVPTGPGDGPAKEETQVTLPEEKPQEPVKELSGSESAPSGDAVPSAMGGAPVPGKDGITISRADLSPEDLPAWATTNTTTTRLLDGASKGFDGELRPGSVSPRRSPTSPAALDLAGKDASSPISPGAFGREEFDSLVKRSTSDKFSDLRSPSASEDEEEVMEIGKAEKEREKDHEEKEEDEEEDEQERNHVRSVAHEEESGTGLSPSKPQDPAHMEAQDGDEEEEEERADLHMGQNNSWTNLTAEKDQTFSDNAEYLSSKPEATSGETKQQVLSKPKATSEETKQRVLSFDYTEPQAPRPYGLPPGWQNSDDKTPPESKSPDSCRADPGSPFSPSAATDQTQEDRSPLTEQQPEGQGQDEDEEEEEEEKPCEKEDELEKEQEEEQKEDELEEQEEKQKEDEVGPAAWEAHLASKRQEEELPVQEKAEPQVPGKHQEASDEDLITKVEASQTVSAAVPVAAAAVAAAAAVAAEAVATGPVHTKEPIAKKEPVAKKEPVAKKEPVAKKEPVAKKEPVAKKEPVAKVKPTAVASKAPSKPQPASKAASKPPPSGGKAPVKTAPAKKPPTSTPSTTAPKAAPKTQKAPPKDATPGRKPMAPAAQGKAAAAKNGADKKTPQKSTPSKTRPSSVPKRTPVASASPSKKPSSSSSSPLYSGNRPSSVGQTSSTPTRGQPRPRVGRMAGGDKPQGAATRIPAVSRVDHRKPGAPLLERADSSKTPDRSGYSSPATPKSPSSRSSTPGHQVKMVAVVRTPPKSPGSRRTPIVPVAPMPDLKNIKSKIGSTENIKYQPGGGKVKIEEKKMDLSSVQAKCGSKDNMKYTPGGGNIQIVHKKIDLSNVQSKCGSKANIHHKPGGGRVEIKSEKLEFKGQSKVGSLENIGHTPGGGGRKIESHKLSFRDSAKARTDHGADIVCKSADLSMDGSPRRLSNVSSSGSINMTDPQLSTLAEQVSASLAKQGL
- the maptb gene encoding microtubule-associated protein tau isoform X2, translated to MDQQQDGNSLPYGAGEMAATNVTSDKQELKNGMPSVPTGPGDGPAKEETQVTLPEEKPQEPVKELSGSESAPSGDAVPSAMGGAPVPDGITISRADLSPEDLPAWATTNTTTTRLLDGASKGFDGELRPGSVSPRRSPTSPAALDLAGKDASSPISPGAFGREEFDSLVKRSTSDKFSDLRSPSASEDEEEVMEIGKAEKEREKDHEEKEEDEEEDEQERNHVRSVAHEEESGTGLSPSKPQDPAHMEAQDGDEEEEEERADLHMGQNNSWTNLTAEKDQTFSDNAEYLSSKPEATSGETKQQVLSKPKATSEETKQRVLSFDYTEPQAPRPYGLPPGWQNSDDKTPPESKSPDSCRADPGSPFSPSAATDQTQEDRSPLTEQQPEGQGQDEDEEEEEEEKPCEKEDELEKEQEEEQKEDELEEQEEKQKEDEVGPAAWEAHLASKRQEEELPVQEKAEPQVPGKHQEASDEDLITKVEASQTVSAAVPVAAAAVAAAAAVAAEAVATGPVHTKEPIAKKEPVAKKEPVAKKEPVAKKEPVAKKEPVAKKEPVAKVKPTAVASKAPSKPQPASKAASKPPPSGGKAPVKTAPAKKPPTSTPSTTAPKAAPKTQKAPPKDATPGRKPMAPAAQGKAAAAKNGADKKTPQKSTPSKTRPSSVPKRTPVASASPSKKPSSSSSSPLYSGNRPSSVGQTSSTPTRGQPRPRVGRMAGGDKPQGAATRIPAVSRVDHRKPGAPLLERADSSKTPDRSGYSSPATPKSPSSRSSTPGHQVKMVAVVRTPPKSPGSRRTPIVPVAPMPDLKNIKSKIGSTENIKYQPGGGKVKIEEKKMDLSSVQAKCGSKDNMKYTPGGGNVQIVHKKVDFSSVKSRCGSKDNMQHLPGGGNIQIVHKKIDLSNVQSKCGSKANIHHKPGGGRVEIKSEKLEFKGQSKVGSLENIGHTPGGGGRKIESHKLSFRDSAKARTDHGADIVCKSADLSMDGSPRRLSNVSSSGSINMTDPQLSTLAEQVSASLAKQGL
- the maptb gene encoding microtubule-associated protein tau isoform X6 — encoded protein: MDQQQDGNSLPYGAGEMAATNVTSDKQELKNGMPSVPTGPGDGPAKAMGGAPVPGKDGITISRADLSPEDLPAWATTNTTTTRLLDGASKGFDGELRPGSVSPRRSPTSPAALDLAGKDASSPISPGAFGREEFDSLVKRSTSDKFSDLRSPSASEDEEEVMEIGKAEKEREKDHEEKEEDEEEDEQERNHVRSVAHEEESGTGLSPSKPQDPAHMEAQDGDEEEEEERADLHMGQNNSWTNLTAEKDQTFSDNAEYLSSKPEATSGETKQQVLSKPKATSEETKQRVLSFDYTEPQAPRPYGLPPGWQNSDDKTPPESKSPDSCRADPGSPFSPSAATDQTQEDRSPLTEQQPEGQGQDEDEEEEEEEKPCEKEDELEKEQEEEQKEDELEEQEEKQKEDEVGPAAWEAHLASKRQEEELPVQEKAEPQVPGKHQEASDEDLITKVEASQTVSAAVPVAAAAVAAAAAVAAEAVATGPVHTKEPIAKKEPVAKKEPVAKKEPVAKKEPVAKKEPVAKKEPVAKVKPTAVASKAPSKPQPASKAASKPPPSGGKAPVKTAPAKKPPTSTPSTTAPKAAPKTQKAPPKDATPGRKPMAPAAQGKAAAAKNGADKKTPQKSTPSKTRPSSVPKRTPVASASPSKKPSSSSSSPLYSGNRPSSVGQTSSTPTRGQPRPRVGRMAGGDKPQGAATRIPAVSRVDHRKPGAPLLERADSSKTPDRSGYSSPATPKSPSSRSSTPGHQVKMVAVVRTPPKSPGSRRTPIVPVAPMPDLKNIKSKIGSTENIKYQPGGGKVKIEEKKMDLSSVQAKCGSKDNMKYTPGGGNVQIVHKKVDFSSVKSRCGSKDNMQHLPGGGNIQIVHKKIDLSNVQSKCGSKANIHHKPGGGRVEIKSEKLEFKGQSKVGSLENIGHTPGGGGRKIESHKLSFRDSAKARTDHGADIVCKSADLSMDGSPRRLSNVSSSGSINMTDPQLSTLAEQVSASLAKQGL